A DNA window from Pseudodesulfovibrio thermohalotolerans contains the following coding sequences:
- the tolR gene encoding protein TolR, with protein sequence MAIKTGGGFLNEINVTPFVDVMLVLLIIFMVTAPLMTQGVEVDLPATRTVRNLPQDSEHLVLTVKKDGNIFLDEYKVSLDELEEHLKRLVATQKKQLFLRADREVPYGTVVQVMGEIKAAGIDKLGIVAEEPKPDKKK encoded by the coding sequence ATGGCGATCAAGACCGGCGGCGGGTTTCTCAACGAGATCAACGTCACGCCCTTCGTGGACGTGATGCTGGTGCTGCTGATTATCTTCATGGTCACGGCTCCGCTCATGACACAGGGGGTCGAGGTGGACCTGCCCGCGACACGGACGGTCCGCAACCTGCCGCAGGATTCCGAACATCTGGTCCTGACCGTGAAAAAGGACGGCAACATCTTTCTGGACGAGTACAAGGTAAGCCTGGACGAGCTTGAGGAGCACCTCAAGCGGCTGGTGGCCACCCAGAAGAAGCAGCTTTTCCTGCGCGCGGACCGGGAGGTGCCCTACGGCACGGTGGTTCAGGTCATGGGCGAAATCAAGGCGGCGGGCATCGACAAGCTCGGCATCGTGGCCGAAGAGCCCAAGCCGGACAAGAAAAAGTAA
- a CDS encoding histidinol phosphate phosphatase domain-containing protein, with the protein MIDLHTHTIFSDGELIPAELVRRAEVIGYKALCMTDHADEATMYHALENVLRFVKKHGHFFDINVLAGVELTHVPPALIDEMTRAARQSGAQVVVVHGETPVEPVAPGTNLAAIEAGVDVLAHPGLITDEEVRLAAERGVALEITTRGGHSYTNGHVAALARKHGAKLVVNNDAHAPRDLVGEELRRTIALGAGLTVEEYRQTESNAWEIVQRCMK; encoded by the coding sequence ATGATAGATCTGCACACCCATACCATTTTCAGCGACGGGGAGCTTATCCCCGCCGAACTTGTCCGCCGTGCCGAGGTCATCGGGTACAAGGCCCTTTGCATGACCGATCATGCGGACGAGGCGACCATGTATCACGCCTTGGAGAACGTGCTTCGTTTCGTCAAGAAGCACGGGCACTTTTTCGATATCAACGTTCTGGCCGGGGTCGAGCTGACCCACGTGCCGCCCGCGCTCATCGACGAGATGACCCGGGCCGCCCGGCAGAGCGGGGCGCAGGTGGTGGTCGTGCATGGCGAGACCCCGGTGGAGCCAGTCGCTCCCGGCACCAACCTGGCGGCCATTGAGGCGGGGGTGGATGTTCTGGCCCATCCCGGCCTGATTACCGACGAGGAGGTCCGGCTCGCGGCGGAGCGAGGCGTCGCGCTGGAGATCACCACGCGCGGCGGCCACAGCTACACCAACGGACACGTGGCGGCGCTGGCGCGGAAGCACGGAGCCAAGTTGGTGGTCAACAACGACGCCCACGCCCCGCGCGATCTGGTGGGCGAGGAGCTGCGCCGGACCATTGCGCTGGGCGCGGGGCTGACGGTCGAAGAATATCGGCAGACCGAGTCCAACGCCTGGGAGATCGTACAGCGATGCATGAAATGA
- a CDS encoding MotA/TolQ/ExbB proton channel family protein: MNFLPDNDILTLLSGATLAVKLVMLFLGCMSLWSWTIIFLKFFTIGTARKRVISGYDAFMAAGDLSKGIKQLGDKSDSPLARVSSLAVKEFRQLEKADVNRERRRLLVKDTLRRVLKQGISKEMRGLTRNLPFLATCANAAPFIGLFGTVWGIMHSFHSIGQAQSAALATVAPGISEALIATAIGLLVAIPATIFYNYFLGKLNEVESGMVDFAGAFLNRAEREIAWADKPERH, encoded by the coding sequence ATGAATTTTCTGCCCGACAACGACATCCTGACCCTGCTTTCCGGGGCGACCCTGGCGGTCAAGCTGGTCATGCTCTTTCTGGGGTGCATGTCCCTGTGGAGCTGGACCATCATCTTCCTCAAGTTCTTCACCATCGGCACGGCCCGCAAGCGGGTCATCAGCGGTTACGACGCGTTCATGGCCGCAGGCGATCTGTCCAAGGGCATCAAGCAGTTGGGCGACAAGAGCGATTCGCCCCTGGCCCGGGTTTCCTCGCTGGCCGTGAAGGAATTCCGCCAGCTCGAAAAGGCGGACGTCAACCGGGAGCGCAGACGGCTCCTGGTCAAGGACACCCTCCGGCGCGTGCTCAAGCAGGGCATTTCCAAGGAGATGCGCGGCCTGACCCGCAACCTGCCGTTCCTGGCCACCTGCGCCAACGCGGCCCCGTTCATCGGCCTGTTCGGCACGGTTTGGGGCATCATGCACTCGTTCCACTCCATCGGGCAGGCGCAGTCCGCGGCGTTGGCAACGGTCGCGCCAGGCATTTCCGAGGCGCTTATCGCCACGGCCATCGGCCTGCTCGTGGCCATCCCGGCGACCATTTTCTACAACTATTTTCTCGGCAAGCTGAACGAGGTGGAGTCCGGCATGGTGGATTTCGCCGGCGCGTTCCTGAACCGGGCCGAACGTGAAATCGCCTGGGCCGACAAGCCCGAGCGCCACTAG
- the miaB gene encoding tRNA (N6-isopentenyl adenosine(37)-C2)-methylthiotransferase MiaB has product MKFHITTFGCQMNVHDSQWLAAALESRGWEETGEDDAQVYILNTCSVREKPEQKVYSELGRVAAHLKRDENVFAAVGGCVAQQVGRGFFDRFPFVRLVFGSDGIAGAPNALERIAGGKDDRVALLDFVTLYEERERPDAPVVSGDTRQAFVNIMQGCDNFCAYCIVPYTRGRQKSRTPDAILDECRALVDSGVREITLLGQNVNSFGLDKGGVGVSFAELLRSVAAIPGLDRLRFTTSHPKDIAEEVIRAFGELPNLCPSLHLPMQAGSDRVLKAMRRKYDIKRYLSIVEGLRAARPDISLTSDLIVGFPGETEEDFRQTLEMVERVGFESSFSFKYSDRPGVAAVNMEPKVPAEEASDRLLRLQTLQNNITRKCLKNQLGARTDAFIEGLSRMQGGDFTSWKGRDPAGRIVNVSMEETAGLTGMMVPVAIKEAKKHSLVGERAGEPW; this is encoded by the coding sequence ATGAAATTTCACATCACCACCTTCGGGTGCCAGATGAATGTCCATGATTCTCAATGGCTGGCGGCCGCCCTGGAAAGCAGGGGTTGGGAAGAGACCGGCGAGGACGACGCCCAGGTGTATATCCTCAATACCTGTAGCGTGCGCGAGAAGCCGGAGCAGAAGGTTTATAGCGAACTCGGACGTGTTGCCGCCCATCTCAAGCGGGACGAGAATGTATTTGCCGCCGTGGGCGGGTGCGTGGCCCAGCAGGTGGGGCGCGGTTTTTTCGATCGTTTTCCCTTTGTAAGGCTGGTCTTCGGTTCGGACGGCATTGCGGGCGCGCCCAACGCGCTGGAGCGCATTGCCGGTGGCAAGGACGACCGGGTGGCCCTGCTTGATTTCGTTACCCTTTACGAGGAGCGCGAGCGGCCGGATGCGCCCGTGGTTTCGGGCGACACCCGGCAGGCGTTCGTCAATATCATGCAGGGATGCGATAACTTCTGCGCCTATTGCATCGTGCCGTACACGCGCGGTCGCCAGAAGTCCCGTACCCCGGACGCCATCCTTGACGAGTGCCGTGCTCTGGTCGACAGTGGCGTGCGTGAGATCACCCTGCTGGGGCAGAACGTCAACAGCTTCGGCCTGGACAAGGGCGGAGTGGGGGTGAGCTTTGCGGAGCTTCTGCGTTCCGTGGCGGCCATCCCCGGCCTGGACCGGCTGCGTTTCACCACCTCGCACCCCAAGGATATCGCCGAGGAGGTCATCCGCGCTTTCGGTGAGTTGCCGAATCTTTGTCCTTCGCTGCATCTGCCCATGCAGGCCGGTTCGGATCGGGTGCTCAAGGCCATGCGCCGCAAGTATGATATCAAACGCTATCTCTCCATCGTGGAGGGCCTGCGTGCGGCCAGGCCTGACATCAGCCTGACCTCGGATCTCATCGTCGGTTTCCCCGGCGAGACCGAGGAGGACTTCCGGCAGACTCTTGAAATGGTCGAGCGGGTCGGTTTCGAGTCGAGCTTTTCCTTCAAGTATTCCGACCGGCCAGGCGTGGCGGCGGTAAATATGGAGCCCAAGGTCCCTGCTGAAGAGGCCTCGGATCGGTTGCTGCGCTTGCAGACTCTGCAAAATAATATTACTAGAAAATGTCTAAAGAATCAGTTGGGCGCACGTACAGACGCGTTTATCGAAGGGTTGAGCCGTATGCAGGGTGGTGATTTCACTTCCTGGAAAGGGCGCGACCCGGCCGGGCGCATCGTCAACGTATCCATGGAGGAGACGGCCGGGTTGACCGGCATGATGGTTCCGGTCGCGATCAAGGAAGCCAAGAAACACTCCCTGGTGGGAGAGAGGGCGGGCGAGCCGTGGTAA
- a CDS encoding bifunctional nuclease family protein yields the protein MVKVEIFGLALDEAGKSPIIVLKDEAETVVLPIWIGAMEAMAISMAINQVPFPRPMTHDLLLNTIRAMGGTVTRVEITDIENGTFFAELVIASGDETWRIDSRPSDAIALAVRAECPILAGESVLEEAGGPFPEHPEAVIKTEDAEKWQDELDKLSEDDIKYKM from the coding sequence GTGGTAAAGGTCGAAATTTTCGGGCTGGCGCTGGACGAAGCGGGGAAGTCTCCCATAATCGTCCTCAAGGATGAGGCGGAGACCGTGGTGTTGCCCATCTGGATCGGGGCCATGGAAGCCATGGCCATCTCCATGGCCATCAATCAGGTGCCCTTCCCCCGGCCCATGACTCACGACCTTCTGCTCAATACCATCCGCGCCATGGGCGGTACGGTCACGCGCGTCGAGATCACCGACATTGAGAACGGGACCTTTTTCGCCGAGTTGGTTATCGCTTCGGGCGACGAGACTTGGCGCATCGACAGCCGCCCTTCGGACGCCATCGCCTTGGCCGTGCGCGCGGAGTGTCCCATTTTGGCTGGAGAATCCGTTCTGGAAGAAGCCGGAGGCCCGTTTCCGGAACATCCCGAGGCGGTCATCAAGACGGAGGACGCCGAGAAGTGGCAGGATGAACTGGACAAACTCTCCGAAGACGACATCAAATATAAGATGTAG